A stretch of the Papaver somniferum cultivar HN1 chromosome 6, ASM357369v1, whole genome shotgun sequence genome encodes the following:
- the LOC113290236 gene encoding probable serine/threonine-protein kinase WNK6: protein MDLTSRTEFLEDVDDPPDPDVVETDPTKRYVRYKDVLGRGAFKTVYKAFDEVDGIEVAWCQVNIDAVVRGCTPDLESALYDEVNMLKVVHHKHIIKMYKSWVDDGKKTLNIITELFNSGSVRQYREKHKKVDMKALKGWARQILLGLDYLHSHSPPIIHRDVKCDNIFINGNHGEVKIGDLGLATVMEQASLHSVLGTPEFMAPEIYNEDYNELVDIYSFGMCMLEMTTNESPYIECTNCAQVYKKVVSGVMPASLSKVKDLEMKKFIERCLGPVAQRLPAKELLKDPFLQPKDSAAAGYCYPKQVSAGSVLTLHEKESSTEQHMLPENTITITAVESHPVPMVEVQRVRRGKEFKLQGVKEDEKSVSFKLKFLNSEVKDTVDFSFYLESDTAISVASEMFDEVKLADLTVLFVAELIDVSITRLIPDWKPCVPIDQLVVTHECAASLSNPDAGTFSEDRYSDAGTFSEKNHIKSSTDRCMHADSGFMVYNGSIQDVCARNRASNVSSVGKGEDSFELKDMSLELEMIELEYQQALEEISKKRHEAIMALKNRLFSQKKMVPAC, encoded by the coding sequence ATGGATTTGACTAGCAGAACGGAGTTCTTGGAAGATGTTGATGATCCTCCTGACCCTGATGTCGTAGAAACAGATCCTACAAAAAGATATGTTAGGTATAAGGATGTTCTTGGCAGAGGCGCTTTCAAGACGGTATACAAGGCGTTTGATGAAGTTGATGGAATTGAAGTGGCTTGGTGTCAAGTTAACATTGATGCAGTGGTGCGAGGTTGTACGCCTGATTTAGAGAGTGCATTGTATGATGAAGTAAATATGTTGAAAGTTGTTCATCATAAGCACATAATCAAGATGTACAAGTCGTGGGTCGACGATGGGAAAAAGACATTAAACATCATTACTGAATTGTTCAACTCCGGTAGTGTGAGACAGTACAGAGAAAAGCACAAGAAGGTTGACATGAAGGCTTTGAAGGGATGGGCAAGACAGATATTGCTGGGTTTAGACTATCTTCATAGTCACAGTCCTCCAATTATACATAGGGATGTAAAGTGTGATAACATCTTTATCAATGGTAATCATGGCGAAGTTAAAATTGGGGACTTGGGTTTGGCCACTGTGATGGAACAAGCTAGTTTGCACAGCGTTCTTGGCACTCCAGAGTTCATGGCACCTGAGATTTATAATGAGGATTACAACGAACTGGTTGATATATACTCCTTTGGCATGTGCATGCTAGAGATGACAACTAACGAGTCCCCCTACATTGAGTGTACAAATTGTGCTCAGGTTTACAAAAAAGTTGTAAGCGGGGTCATGCCAGCCTCCCTTTCTAAGGTCAAAGATCTGGAGATGAAGAAGTTTATTGAGAGGTGTTTGGGTCCAGTAGCTCAAAGATTGCCAGCAAAGGAACTTTTGAAGGATCCTTTTCTCCAGCCGAAAGATAGTGCTGCTGCTGGGTATTGCTACCCCAAACAGGTCTCTGCAGGTAGTGTACTTACACTACACGAAAAGGAGTCTTCTACAGAACAACATATGCTTCCAGAAAATACAATAACTATTACAGCTGTTGAGTCTCATCCTGTGCCAATGGTTGAGGTCCAAAGGGTAAGAAGAGGGAAGGAATTCAAGTTACAAGGGgtgaaagaagatgaaaaatctgTATCATTCAAGTTAAAGTTTTTAAATTCTGAAGTGAAGGATACGGTGGATTTTTCGTTTTACCTTGAAAGTGATACAGCAATCTCTGTTGCTAGTGAAATGTTTGATGAGGTAAAGCTGGCAGATCTGACGGTTCTTTTCGTCGCAGAGTTGATTGATGTATCAATAACAAGACTAATACCAGATTGGAAACCTTGTGTTCCTATTGACCAGCTGGTAGTAACTCATGAGTGTGCTGCCAGCTTATCAAACCCTGATGCTGGAACATTTTCAGAAGATCGATACTCTGATGCTGGAACATTTTCAGAAAAGAACCACATTAAGTCCAGCACCGATAGATGTATGCATGCAGATTCAGGATTCATGGTGTATAACGGGTCCATCCAAGATGTTTGTGCCAGAAACAGGGCAAGTAATGTTTCTTCTGTAGGTAAAGGTGAGGATAGTTTTGAGCTCAAGGATATGAGTCTGGAGTTGGAGATGATTGAACTAGAGTACCAGCAAGCATTGGAGGAAATCTCCAAGAAACGGCATGAAGCTATCATGGCACTTAAAAACAGGTTGTTCTCCCAAAAGAAGATGGTTCCAGCTTGCTAG
- the LOC113291904 gene encoding uncharacterized protein LOC113291904 gives MAGDKKTIHPAFAINNIKTLIPIILDIKKDEYSSWVFLFELHLQAHRLLFLINGAKPPADVDADTVLQLDALCRQWMFSTMAKDLMLTVLKSGKTAKELWDHLKKLFQDNKGNRAATLERKFVNLKFIDCTSIDDYCDKLKSLSDRLLDLDFPMDDKRLVIQLVNGLPEEYNTVASFIQQSMPTFDAARSQLRTEEIRRSQQQSQSAPTALAAAAPPRRNNQRSQRGGHARRGGHRSSAPATEPPLLPTPPSPYQLYGAPHPTYNIHVHHNGQYHLVRILQHLRQHIGSNLPAAVPSKAVAVLAYLTPSTEYLQPSDIAEAYSSMSLYSPDDAFYMDTGATSHLTADSGFEFEEDSPSM, from the exons ATGGCAGGAGATAAAAAGACAATCCATCCGGCGTTTGCTatcaacaacatcaaaaccctaatcccTATTATCCTAGACATCAAAAAGGATGAATACTCATCTTGGGTTTTTCTGTTTGAACTCCATCTTCAGGCTCATCGCCTTCTTTTTCTCATCAATGGAGCCAAACCCCCTGCAGATGTTGACGCCGACACCGTGCTCCAACTCGACGCTCTCTGTCGACAgtggatgttctccaccatggccaAGGATTTAATGCTCACCGTCCTCAAATCTGGCAAAACTGCTAAAGAGCTTTGGGATCATCTTAAGAAACTCTTTCAAGACAACAAAGGTAACCGCGCTGCGACTCTTGAACGTAAGTTTGTCAATCTTAAGTTTATTGATTGCACTAGTATTGATGATTACTGCGATAAGCTAAAATCCCTGTCCGATCGATTACTTGATCTTGACTTTCCCATGGATGACAAACGCCTTGTGATCCAACTTGTCAACGGCcttccggaggaatacaacacGGTAGCCTCTTTTATCCAACAATCAATGCCGACGTTTGATGCCGCTCGATCCCAGCTGCGTACCGAAGAGATTCGACGCTCCCAACAGCAATCACAGTCTGCACCTACTGCTCTTGCCGCTGCAGCTCCACCCAGACGCAACAACCAGCGCTCACAGCGTGGTGGTCATGCCAGACGTGGTGGTCATCGCTCATCTGCTCCAGCCACCGAACCACCCCTGCTGCCAACACCTCCGTCCCCTTATCAGCTCTACGGTGCACCTCATCCTACGTACAACATCCATGTCCACCACAATGGGCAGTACCACCTTGTCCGTATCCTACAGCACCTCCGGCAACACATTGGCAGCAACCTTCCAGCCGCGGTTCCTTCCAAGGCCGTGGCCGTACTG GCATACCTTACTCCATCCACGGAATATCTTCAACCAAGTGACATTGCCGAAGCATACAGCTCCATGAGTTTATACTCACCTGACGACGCTTTCTATATGGATACCGGTGCTACATCGCATCTCACTGCGGATTCAG gatttgaatTCGAGGAAGATTCTCCTTCGATGTAA